From Ficedula albicollis isolate OC2 chromosome 20, FicAlb1.5, whole genome shotgun sequence, one genomic window encodes:
- the TNFRSF6B gene encoding tumor necrosis factor receptor superfamily member 6B: protein MPSCHVSSVRHPSKWMFPPLLLLLAELACAAHPTYQWKDAVTNERITCQQCPPGTFVSQHCSRDKHTECKPCPDLHYTQYWNYLEKCRYCNVICGEKQVEVQQCNATHNRACQCQQGYYSNMEFCIRHSECPPGSGVVQPGTPFEDTQCHDCPHGFFSSNYSTNPCQPHQDCEQQGKVTNVQGNKYHDTLCTSCRLGRGNSTQGSAEEDEDCEQAMIDFVVYQNIPVKKLKRLQQILEHSPKKQAPWTRAAIQEKFRAFLTHKKEEDSEVTKELLDALRMVKLHSIEEKVRKRFRLP from the exons ATGCCATCCTGCCACGTGTCGAGTGTGAGGCATCCTTCCAAG TGGATgtttccccctctcctcctttTGCTGGCTGAGCTGGCCTGCGCTGCCCACCCCACGTACCAGTGGAAGGATGCTGTGACGAACGAGAGGATCAcgtgccagcagtgccctccCGGGACCTTCgtgtcacagcactgctccagggACAAACACACGGAGTGCAAGCCCTGCCCGGATTTGCACTACACTCAGTACTGGAACTACCTGGAGAAGTGCCGCTACTGCAACGTCATCTGCGGGGAGAAGCAGGTGGAGGTGCAGCAGTGCAATGCCACACACAACCGCgcctgccagtgccagcagggctaCTACTCCAACATGGAGTTCTGCATCAGGCACTCCGAGTGTCCCCCGGGCTCTGGGGTTGTGCAGCCGG GTACCCCCTTTGAGGACACCCAGTGCCATGACTGTCCCCACGGCTTCTTCTCCTCCAACTACAGCACCAACCCATGTCAGCCACACCAGGActgtgagcagcaggggaaggtgaCCAACGTGCAGGGCAACAAGTACCACGACACCCTCTGCAcatcctgcaggctggggagaggcaACAGCACACAGGGATCAG CTGAAGAAGATGAAGACTGCGAACAAGCCATGATAGACTTTGTGGTGTATCAGAACATCCCCGTCAAGAAGCTGAAGCGGCTGCAGCAGATCCTGGAGCACTCGCCGAAGAAGCAGGCACCATGGACCAGGGCAGCCATCCAGGAGAAATTCCGGGCTTTCCTCACTCACAAGAAGGAGGAGGACTCTGAGGTcaccaaggagctgctggatgcgCTGCGCATGGTCAAGCTCCACTCCATCGAGGAGAAGGTCCGCAAGCGCTTCCGGCTGCCCTGA